One segment of Malassezia restricta chromosome V, complete sequence DNA contains the following:
- a CDS encoding peptidyl-prolyl cis-trans isomerase-like 2, whose amino-acid sequence MGHGANDKLFITPSEYSGVYGQHGATKGAQREKPVIVPFHMCAITYQPWTQPACLVRDGLVCDKEALVAFVQHYGKSPASGEPATLDEMLDLHISRNERGQWYDAVSMREFTDHSHMVAIRPSGHVYLFETVQQLNVKPKMMRDLATDVPFTKSDIITLQDPHDLGRRTMQQMYHVQHHLTLAPKPTSEDVNAAATGSTQSLLAQLRQHRQPKEQARDTPREAQAARTTGTSTGRSAASFTSSSLTPRTRTEEIAVDEEAAMFEALSSRQTKNAVVRLQTNFGALVLELFVHKAPRTCYNFVALCQRGTYHHTTFHRNVPGFMIQGGDPTGTGRGGESIWGQPFEDELCLPGAHRHTSRGMVSMANKGVNTNGSQFFITYRATPHLDAKHTVFGTLLGEDSFRVLDALERVPNVPDTTQPIRPIELIEAQVFEDPFATYIERRDAKARREHPNDEERARRELKRRKREDDRTTWLGTRLPTKDASSTDAPPSMTAPADEHGLASLSTRQRRPSPPPRRARRSGFGDFQGW is encoded by the coding sequence ATGGGACACGGTGCCAATGACAAGCTGTTCATTACGCCGTCCGAGTACAGCGGCGTATATgggcagcatggcgccaCGAAAGGCGCACAGCGGGAAAAGCCGGTGATCGTGCCGTTCCATATGTGTGCGATCACGTACCAGCCATGGACGCAGCcggcgtgcctcgtccgTGACGGCCTCGTGTGTGACAAGGAGGCCCTCGTCGCGTTTGTGCAGCACTATGGCAAGAGTCCCGCGAGCGGCGAGCCTGCGACGTTGGACGAGATGCTCGACCTGCACATATCGCGCAACGAGCGTGGGCAGTGGTACGACGCTGTCTCGATGCGCGAGTTCACCGATCACAGCCACATGGTCGCGATTCGGCCCTCGGGGCACGTATACCTCTTTGAGActgtgcagcagctgaaTGTCAAGCCGAAAATGATGCGCGATCTCGCGACAGACGTACCCTTCACCAAGAGCGATATCATCACGCTCCAGGATCCGCATGACCTCGGCCGTCGCACGATGCAACAAATGTACCACGTCCAACACCACCTCACGTTGGCGCCGAAGCCTACGTCAGAGGACGTGAATGCCGCTGCGACGGGCAGCACACAATCcctgctggcgcagcttCGTCAGCACCGGCAGCCCAAAGAACAGGCACGCGACACACCTCGagaggcgcaggcggcccGTACGACGGGCACATCGACCGGCCGCTCAGCCGCGAGCTTTACGTCGTCGAGTCTGACGCCTCGGACACGCACGGAAGAGATCGCCGTCGACGAGGAAGCCGCCATGTtcgaggcgctgtcgtCTCGCCAGACCAAGAATGCCGTCGTGCGTCTGCAAACCAACTTTGGCGCGTTGGTACTCGAGCTGTTCGTCCACAAGGcgccacgcacctgctACAATTTTGTGGCACTGTGTCAACGCGGCACCTACCACCATACCACCTTCCACCGCAACGTGCCGGGCTTCATGATCCAAGGCGGCGATCCTACGGGGAcagggcgcggcggcgagtCGATCTGGGGCCAGCCGTTCGAAGACGAGCTATGCCTTCccggcgcgcatcgacacACGAGCCGCGGCATGGTGTCGATGGCCAACAAGGGCGTGAACACGAACGGCTCGCAGTTTTTCATCACGTaccgcgcgacgccgcaTCTCGACGCAAAGCACACAGTGTTTGGCACCCTACTCGGCGAGGACTCTTTCcgcgtgctggacgcgcTGGAACGCGTGCCGAATGTGCCGGACACGACGCAGCCCATTCGACCGATCGAGCTGATCGAGGCACAAGTATTCGAAGACCCCTTCGCTACGTacatcgagcgccgcgacgccaaggcgcgccgcgagcaTCCAAACGACGAGGaacgagcgcgtcgtgagctCAAGCGCCGCAAGCGCGAAGACGATCGGACCAcgtggctcggcacgcgcttgcCCACCAAggacgcgtcgtccaccGATGCACCGCCGTCGATGACGGCGCCCGCGGACGAGCACGGCCTAGCGAGTCTCTCGAcccgccagcgccgcccaagtccgccgcctcgccgcgcacgtcgcaGCGGCTTTGGCGACTTTCAGGGTTGGTAG
- a CDS encoding beta receptor associated protein 1, producing the protein MSTVLEALTPCVLPPTVSESCAARTASTDGERVYVGTTDGFVYGWRATQPWTLRVRVSSAGRAVEKIVVLRDCGAIAVLCDHAVQFYTYPDMSSVHRAYSAIRGVVQVAVDERDPSRASLCVIKRQNLWVVGLDDAGWFVRQDMPIPRDAFIAHRYGDVVCLATRTAYALVHLPTGVCTPVGLPISQSTQEGSARTRPAIVPVPGDMPCFLITSHSEHGTLGVFLRADGEPTARLVEWPSHPRAVVASPLHLVALLRNDTIHLHDLVSLRRVAILRADVDDRYLVRVAPPSPALLPRRPVPSAQVLPSRVYPAELPRGWLGWSPVSVLVGGRRGLRALASPMSSSAALLDTGRADDEAAMQYLGVSHLREGRFACAAAYLRRFPPALLLTLWPALYGGHRTYLCEAAAGVWARLPATIDEVISQHLAWNYVPAVDEHDASLVYLHAQLRRRADDMLAWVLASQDAGSTARVQIALARDPHAPLTALPALASCDVPTIRGVAESLGRHDLVLALYRAHQRYADAAQYACLHDDVPGVLEQVASLAPADLWVCWLWLVRRDVVPSVSLPWDDLPHRDEAWQALCAIETPAALATMERVVLTASSHVDVSMQLDVLARVRDDVHKACLWLEYGPPALLAQTTRHPLEDAIVHAKHDRFVDALACLVRARAFEAADDLCMHGSPWPVPRARSIARGPYTHLVPTKAARTWTRAQQAQLLYVLLDMYVDAHLDAPAQALLARHAASYDLVRVLAHVPPTWPVRAVAPYLVEVLRASSHARYRAGVTKSIAHKVRLDAADTLWRHVRAQGGHVAPPPPPSFS; encoded by the coding sequence ATGTCCACGgtcctcgaggcgctgacACCGTGTgtgctgccgccgacggTGTCAGAGagctgcgctgcgcggacGGCGAGCACGGACGGCGAGAGGGTGTATGTCGGGACGACGGACGGCTTCGTGTATGGGTggcgcgccacgcagccgtggacgctgcgtgtgcgtgtCTCGTCCGCGGGCCGAGCCGTGGAAAAgatcgtcgtgctgcgcgactgTGGCGCGATCGCTGTGCTGTGCGACCACGCCGTGCAATTTTATACGTACCCAGATATGTCGTCGGTGCACCGCGCCTACTCGGCGAtccgcggcgtcgtccaAGTCGCTGTGGATGAGCGCGACCCGAgccgtgcgtcgctgtgcgTCATCAAGCGGCAGAACCTGTGGGTCGTGGGCCTAGACGATGCCGGCTGGTTTGTGCGTCAGGACATGCCTATCCCTCGTGACGCTTTTATTGCGCACCGCTACGGCGACGTGGTGTGCCTCGCGACACGGACGGCGTATGCGCTCGTCCACCTCCCGACGGGCGTATGCACACCCGTTGGCCTGCCGATTTCGCAAAGCACGCAAGAGGGCTCGGCGCGCACCAGGCCGGCGAtcgtgcctgtgccgggCGACATGCCGTGCTTCCTGATCACGTCGCACTCGGAGCACGGCACGTTGGGCGTCTTTTTGCGCGCGGATGGCGAGCCTACCGCGCGCCTTGTCGAGTGGCCGTCGCATCCGCGGGCGGTCGTGGCGAGTCCGCTGCACCTCGTGGCGCTTCTGCGCAATGATACCATCCACCTGCACGACCTTGTCtcgctgcggcgcgtcgcgatccTCCGAGCTGACGTCGATGACCGCTACctggtgcgtgtggcgccgCCATCGCCCGCGCTGCTGCCCCGCCGGCctgtgccgagcgcgcAGGTGCTGCCGTCGCGCGTGTACCCGGCCGAGCTGCCGCGCGGATGGCTGGGATGGTCGCCCGtgtcggtgctggtggGCGGCCGACGCGGtctgcgtgcgctggcgTCGCCGATGTCCAGCAGCGCTGCGCTCCTAGACACGGGGcgcgcggacgacgaggcggcgatgcagtACCTGGGCGTGTCGCACCTGCGCGAGGGACGCTTTGCGTGTGCGGCGGCGTACCTGCGCCGCTTTCCGCCGGCTTTGCTGCTGACGCTGTGGCCTGCGCTGTATGGTGGGCACCGCACGTACCTGTGTGAGGCGGCCGCCGGTGTGTGGGCGAGGCTGCCGGCGACGATCGACGAGGTGATTTCGCAGCATCTCGCGTGGAACTATGTGCCGGCCGTGGATGAGCACgatgcctcgctcgtgtatttgcacgcgcagctgcgccgacgtgccgacgatATGCTGGCGTGGGTGCTGGCGTCGCAGGATGCcggctcgacggcgcgtGTGCAAAtagcgctggcgcgcgatccgcatgcgccgctcacggcgctgccggcgctggcgtcgtgcgacgtgccgacgatCCGGGGCGTGGCGGAGTCGCTGGGCCGCCATGATCTCGTGCTGGCCTTGTACCGCGCGCACCAGCGGTAcgcggacgccgcgcaGTATGCGTGCTTGCACGACGATGTGCCAGGcgtgctggagcaggtggcgagcctggcgccggcggACTTGTGGGTGTGCTGGCTGtggctcgtgcgtcgcgacgtgGTGCCGTCGGTGTCGCTGCCGTGGGACGACCTGCCGCACCGCGACGAGGCgtggcaggcgctgtgTGCGATCGagacgccggcggcgctcgcgacgatggagcgcgtcgtgctgacggcgtcgtcgcacgTGGACGTATCGATGCAGCTCGACGTGTTGGCGCGCGTCCGAGACGACGTGCACAAGGCGTGCCTGTGGCTCGAGTACGGGCCGCCTGCGCTGCTAGCGCAGACGACGCGCCACCCGCTGGAAGACGCGATCGTGCATGCGAAGCACGACCGCTtcgtcgacgcgctggcgtgcctcgtgcgtgcgcgtgccttcgaggccgccgacgatctgtgcatgcacggcaGCCCATGgcccgtgccgcgcgcgcgatcgaTCGCGCGCGGGCCGTATACCCACCTCGTGCCGACGAAGGCGGCGCGGACATGGACGCGTGCTCAGCAAGCGCAGCTTTTGTACGTGCTCCTGGACATGTACGTCGACGCGCAcctcgatgcgccggcTCAGGCGCTCCTcgctcggcatgccgcgtcCTACGACCTCGTCCGCGTCCTAGCGCACGTGCCGCCTACGTGGCCGGTCCGAGCCGTTGCGCCGTACCTCGTCGAGGTCctgcgcgcgtcgtcgcatgcgcgctACCGCGCTGGCGTGACCAAGTCGATCGCGCACAAGGTGCGtctcgacgccgccgaTACCCtgtggcgccacgtccGAGCCCAGGGGGGCCAtgtggcgccgccgccgccgccgtcgttTTCATAG